From a region of the bacterium genome:
- a CDS encoding heavy metal translocating P-type ATPase — protein MHLWPGAQPLLCALLLITGRVVERAAPGPAVVLYALSYLAGGTGSALTAWRALRERRIDVNLLMLLAALGAAYLGAWTEGAILLFLFSTSNALEFYVMRRTRRAIRSLMALRPVEALVRRADGEVLVPADTLRIGDIVVVRPAERLAADGTVVRGASSVDQSPITGESIPVDVGAGSRVFAGTINQRGSLEVRVTRGPEDTTLARIIALVEQAQAAQPPAQRLIDRFGQIYALGVIGSAAVTYLVLAGHAVPASAAFYRAITLLVVASPCAVVISTPATVLSAIANAARHGILFKGGAYLERLAAVETVVFDKTGTLTTGRPIVTDVVPLAGDEASLLAAAAALEQRSEHALADAVVAACRDRGVAPAVPDAFEAVTGRGVRGTVAGRLVRVGSEGFLTDEGVPIPGCAQVLLATLRREGKTPIFVGDTQLRGIIALADTVRPKAAAAAAALRALGIKRLVVLSGDHTEAVAALAKQLGLDDARGNLLPEHKARAIEALEQAGPVAMVGDGVNDAPALAAASVGIAMGAAGTDAAMETADIVLMGDDLARLAYAIALSRRARRVIAQNLVFAFSVVAVLVTVVLATGLRLAFGVVGHEGSTVVVVLNGLRLLGYRPGAPIHPRPDALTPGRSGGTAGDVARQHPPDRVHV, from the coding sequence GTGCATCTATGGCCGGGCGCCCAGCCTTTGCTCTGTGCGCTGCTTCTCATTACGGGGCGTGTCGTCGAGCGCGCCGCCCCAGGGCCGGCGGTCGTCCTGTACGCGCTGTCGTATCTCGCGGGGGGCACCGGGAGCGCACTCACCGCCTGGAGGGCGTTGCGGGAACGCCGCATCGACGTCAACCTACTGATGTTGCTCGCCGCGCTGGGGGCCGCGTACCTCGGGGCCTGGACGGAAGGTGCGATCCTGCTCTTCCTGTTCTCGACGAGCAACGCGTTGGAGTTCTACGTCATGCGCCGTACGCGGAGGGCGATCCGTTCGCTCATGGCGTTGCGGCCGGTGGAGGCGCTCGTCCGCCGGGCCGACGGCGAAGTACTCGTGCCCGCGGACACCCTCCGCATCGGCGACATCGTCGTCGTGCGACCGGCGGAACGCCTCGCCGCCGATGGCACCGTCGTTCGCGGAGCCTCGAGCGTGGACCAGTCGCCGATCACTGGCGAGTCGATCCCGGTGGACGTCGGCGCCGGGTCTCGCGTGTTCGCGGGAACGATCAACCAGCGGGGGAGCCTGGAGGTCCGCGTGACGCGAGGCCCCGAAGATACGACGCTCGCCCGCATCATCGCGCTGGTCGAGCAGGCCCAGGCGGCGCAGCCGCCCGCGCAACGACTCATTGACCGATTCGGCCAAATCTACGCGCTCGGCGTGATCGGGTCCGCCGCGGTGACCTACCTCGTACTAGCTGGACACGCCGTCCCTGCGTCAGCTGCGTTCTATCGAGCGATCACGTTGCTCGTGGTCGCGTCTCCGTGCGCCGTGGTCATCTCGACGCCGGCAACCGTGCTGTCGGCCATCGCCAACGCCGCCCGCCACGGTATCTTGTTCAAGGGCGGCGCGTACCTGGAGCGTCTCGCCGCCGTCGAAACCGTGGTGTTCGACAAGACCGGCACGCTCACCACAGGACGTCCGATCGTCACCGACGTCGTGCCGTTGGCAGGCGACGAAGCGTCGCTCCTGGCGGCTGCCGCGGCGCTGGAGCAGCGTTCGGAGCACGCGTTGGCCGACGCGGTGGTCGCGGCCTGCCGCGATCGGGGCGTCGCGCCGGCCGTCCCGGACGCGTTCGAAGCCGTCACCGGCCGTGGGGTGCGCGGCACCGTCGCGGGACGGCTCGTGCGTGTGGGTAGCGAAGGGTTCTTGACCGACGAAGGAGTGCCGATACCGGGCTGCGCCCAAGTGCTGCTCGCGACACTCCGGCGCGAGGGCAAGACGCCGATTTTCGTGGGCGACACGCAACTCCGCGGCATCATCGCGCTTGCCGACACCGTGCGACCGAAGGCCGCCGCCGCGGCGGCGGCACTTAGGGCGCTCGGGATCAAGCGTCTCGTGGTCCTGTCCGGGGACCACACAGAGGCGGTCGCCGCCCTCGCCAAGCAACTCGGCCTCGACGACGCCCGCGGCAATCTGCTGCCAGAGCACAAGGCCCGAGCCATCGAGGCACTTGAGCAGGCGGGTCCCGTCGCTATGGTCGGCGACGGCGTGAACGACGCGCCGGCCCTGGCCGCCGCGTCCGTCGGGATCGCGATGGGCGCGGCCGGCACCGACGCGGCGATGGAGACCGCCGACATCGTGCTGATGGGCGACGATCTCGCCCGGCTTGCCTATGCTATCGCGCTCAGCCGCCGGGCGCGCCGCGTGATCGCCCAAAACCTCGTGTTCGCGTTCAGCGTGGTCGCCGTCCTCGTGACCGTCGTGCTCGCCACGGGACTTCGGCTCGCGTTTGGGGTCGTCGGCCACGAAGGCAGCACGGTCGTGGTCGTTCTGAACGGACTTCGCCTCCTCGGGTACCGCCCCGGCGCACCCATCCACCCCCGTCCCGATGCGCTGACGCCGGGCAGGAGTGGCGGCACCGCCGGCGATGTCGCGCGACAGCACCCCCCAGATCGGGTTCACGTTTGA
- a CDS encoding CcmD family protein translates to MMYLFAVFAVVWVGLFLSLFGLVRRSRRLEREVEAMVARSRPMPPTGTHPR, encoded by the coding sequence ATGATGTACCTGTTCGCGGTGTTTGCGGTCGTGTGGGTTGGGCTGTTTCTCTCCCTGTTCGGGCTCGTGAGGCGCAGTCGGAGGCTCGAGCGGGAGGTAGAGGCGATGGTGGCGCGGTCGCGTCCGATGCCGCCGACTGGAACCCATCCCCGGTAA
- a CDS encoding YceI family protein: MRTWTGLICLRRNGGAFRHRAGLVALAVLFTTWTPLGGALAAAPVPAPAGVGVERFVIDSAASQALYHVGETFFNRNNQFKVAVGTTHGIQGQILVDRAHPSQSRIGPITVDISQLASDSRHRDREIQNRWLESARYPTAVFTPTSIDGLPGAYVDGRAIPIRIAGSLEVHGVTKPVTFSGTVTLNGQTLTGDATTSVLMTDFGFDPPSLLGVLQAQNQAELEIQFTAQRAP, translated from the coding sequence ATGCGCACATGGACAGGGTTGATATGTCTGCGGCGGAACGGCGGTGCATTTCGGCACCGCGCGGGCCTCGTGGCGTTGGCGGTTCTCTTCACCACCTGGACGCCGCTTGGCGGCGCGCTCGCGGCCGCGCCTGTCCCAGCGCCCGCCGGGGTGGGCGTAGAACGGTTCGTGATTGACTCGGCGGCATCGCAGGCGCTGTACCATGTCGGCGAGACCTTTTTCAACCGCAACAACCAATTCAAAGTCGCAGTCGGGACCACGCACGGGATTCAGGGCCAGATCCTGGTCGATCGAGCCCATCCGTCGCAGAGCCGGATCGGACCGATCACCGTGGACATCAGCCAACTCGCTTCAGACAGCCGTCACCGCGACCGGGAAATCCAGAACCGCTGGCTCGAGTCCGCGCGGTATCCGACCGCGGTGTTCACGCCGACTTCGATCGACGGCCTTCCGGGTGCGTATGTGGACGGTCGTGCGATCCCCATCCGGATCGCCGGCAGCCTCGAGGTCCACGGCGTCACCAAGCCGGTCACCTTCAGCGGCACGGTCACGCTCAACGGACAGACGCTGACCGGCGATGCCACCACCAGCGTCCTGATGACGGATTTCGGATTCGATCCGCCGTCCCTGCTGGGCGTGCTCCAGGCGCAGAACCAGGCAGAACTCGAGATTCAGTTTACTGCGCAGCGCGCGCCGTAG